A window of the Cystobacter fuscus genome harbors these coding sequences:
- a CDS encoding type 2 lanthipeptide synthetase LanM family protein produces MTMRPEASEVVEGVNPEGPGWHKGTTLSERVRHLGPPPPPGTTAEAGKDKARATRRLARWRSRAPLDRDELFAQRLALDGATEEQLLQLLGESTETLAARLGPPPEWQTRLARLYTHPVAAEPPARAIPGSPLATPTFLVLAEPLIDESRARLVRALGAVVTRHPDAPFEPESAATLCMPFLCKRLLSQLTRTLALELNVAREEERLQGDNAEERFRGFTESLRQREVALALFAEYPVLARRLVICADNWFISSLEMLERLAADHRELGASLGLPLALDRLSACELGKGDAHRGGRTVAILTFASGARVVYKPRSLAADVHFHQLVGWLNARSEAPHLRPVGAIDRGAYGWMEFVAQRSCATREEVARFYARLGSWLALMYALEATDVHFENIIAVGEHPCLVDLESLFHAHFAVGETRGAEDLAERAKDDSVMRMGLLPQRGWSGEGSEGIDFSALGSTAGQLTPRAAQVWEQTGTDEMRMTRRRVEVAASANRPTLKGEDVNFLDFNEPFQEGFSQMYRLLLAHREALLAPDGPLERFAPDETRVILRPTYFYHLLERESCHPDHLRDGLDLERFLDRLWGTIDQIPYTRPLIPHEHEDLWHLDVPFFGSRPGSRDVWSSSGQRLAEFFPRTGLELSRDRIQRLSEEGLTQQLWFIRASFTSLSVMAGGGRMPSYALSVSHEAPRREPLLEKAEAIGDRLAALAFRGQSDASWLGLTPVGERYWTLSSLDVDLYSGLSGIMLFLAYLGHLTGQPRHTALARETLSTVRRRTGGGSFSPRNLGATGDLGVIHSLVHLGALWNQPELWDEAEALLSRRLRMLIAEDKSLDVFTGVAGCGTLMLELHRCRPSPQALELARQCGERLLTAAHKTEKGLGWVTPLGPLPLTGFSHGAAGIAWFLLALGTETGDPRFQEAARRALAYERAEFSPERRNWRDLRAVAAEGGFMTTLCHGAPGIGLARLLSLPYLDTPEVREELRVALETTRVQGFGGNHSLCHGDLGNLEVLTLAARTLADSELERECDRLAGAIVASFDRVGLLCGVPTGVETPGLMTGLAGIGYALLRLAEPSRIPSLLAFEPPRPIGAREP; encoded by the coding sequence CGACGAGCTCTTCGCGCAACGGCTCGCGCTGGACGGCGCGACCGAGGAGCAACTGCTCCAGCTACTCGGCGAGTCCACGGAGACGCTGGCGGCGCGGCTCGGCCCCCCTCCCGAATGGCAGACGCGACTGGCCCGCCTCTACACGCACCCGGTGGCGGCGGAGCCACCCGCGCGGGCCATTCCCGGATCGCCTCTCGCCACGCCCACCTTCCTGGTCCTCGCCGAGCCGCTCATCGACGAGAGCCGGGCCCGCCTGGTGCGAGCCCTGGGCGCGGTGGTGACACGGCACCCGGACGCCCCTTTCGAGCCAGAGAGCGCGGCGACCCTGTGCATGCCCTTCCTCTGCAAGCGGCTGCTCTCGCAACTGACGCGAACGCTGGCGCTGGAGTTGAACGTCGCCCGCGAGGAGGAACGGCTCCAGGGAGACAACGCGGAGGAGCGGTTCCGCGGCTTCACCGAGAGCCTGCGCCAGCGGGAAGTGGCACTCGCCCTCTTCGCCGAATATCCCGTCCTGGCTCGCAGGCTCGTCATCTGCGCGGACAACTGGTTCATCTCCTCCCTGGAGATGCTGGAGCGGCTGGCGGCGGACCACCGGGAACTCGGCGCGAGCCTCGGCCTCCCACTCGCACTGGATCGGCTGAGCGCCTGTGAGCTCGGCAAGGGCGATGCGCACCGCGGGGGCCGCACGGTGGCCATCCTCACGTTCGCCTCGGGAGCACGCGTCGTCTACAAACCGCGCTCGCTGGCGGCGGACGTGCACTTCCACCAGCTGGTCGGGTGGCTCAACGCGAGGAGCGAGGCACCACACCTGCGCCCCGTGGGCGCGATCGACCGGGGGGCGTACGGATGGATGGAGTTCGTGGCGCAGCGCTCCTGCGCCACGCGCGAGGAGGTGGCGCGCTTCTACGCGCGGCTGGGGAGCTGGCTGGCCTTGATGTACGCGCTCGAAGCGACAGACGTCCACTTCGAGAACATCATCGCCGTGGGGGAGCACCCCTGCCTGGTGGACCTGGAGTCCCTCTTCCATGCGCACTTCGCCGTGGGGGAGACGCGGGGCGCGGAAGATCTGGCCGAGCGCGCGAAGGATGACTCGGTGATGCGCATGGGACTGCTGCCCCAGCGCGGCTGGTCGGGAGAGGGCTCGGAGGGAATCGACTTCAGCGCACTCGGCTCCACGGCCGGGCAGCTCACCCCCCGCGCCGCCCAGGTCTGGGAACAGACCGGCACGGACGAGATGCGGATGACGCGTCGGCGGGTGGAGGTCGCCGCCAGCGCCAACCGGCCCACCCTGAAGGGCGAGGACGTCAACTTCCTGGACTTCAACGAGCCCTTCCAGGAGGGCTTCTCCCAGATGTACCGGCTGCTGCTCGCGCACCGCGAAGCGCTCCTCGCCCCCGACGGGCCCCTCGAGCGGTTCGCCCCGGACGAGACGCGCGTCATCCTGCGGCCCACGTACTTCTACCACCTGCTGGAGCGGGAGAGCTGCCACCCGGACCACCTGCGCGACGGCTTGGACCTGGAGCGGTTCCTCGATCGGCTCTGGGGCACGATCGATCAGATCCCCTACACCCGACCGCTGATTCCCCACGAGCACGAGGATCTCTGGCACCTCGACGTGCCGTTCTTCGGCTCCCGGCCGGGCTCGCGCGATGTGTGGAGCAGCTCGGGCCAGCGGCTGGCGGAGTTCTTCCCCCGCACGGGACTGGAGCTCTCTCGCGACCGCATCCAGCGGCTGTCGGAGGAGGGGCTGACTCAGCAGCTCTGGTTCATCCGGGCCTCCTTCACCTCGCTGTCGGTGATGGCGGGGGGCGGGCGGATGCCGAGCTACGCGCTCAGTGTGTCGCACGAGGCCCCCCGTCGGGAACCGCTGTTGGAAAAGGCGGAGGCCATCGGAGACCGGCTCGCCGCACTGGCCTTCCGGGGTCAGTCGGACGCCTCATGGCTCGGCCTCACCCCGGTGGGCGAGCGCTACTGGACGCTGTCGTCGCTGGACGTGGACCTGTACAGCGGCCTGTCCGGCATCATGCTCTTCCTGGCCTATCTGGGGCACCTCACGGGCCAGCCACGGCACACGGCGCTGGCGCGCGAGACCCTGTCCACGGTGCGCCGGAGAACGGGGGGTGGCTCCTTCTCCCCGCGCAACCTGGGGGCCACGGGAGATCTGGGCGTCATCCACTCCCTGGTGCACCTGGGGGCCCTCTGGAACCAGCCCGAGCTGTGGGACGAGGCCGAAGCACTGCTGTCCCGGCGGCTGAGGATGCTCATCGCCGAGGACAAGTCCCTCGATGTCTTCACCGGAGTCGCGGGCTGCGGCACGCTCATGCTCGAGCTGCACCGCTGCCGCCCCTCGCCCCAAGCGCTCGAGCTGGCCCGCCAGTGTGGGGAGCGTCTGTTGACGGCGGCGCACAAGACGGAGAAGGGACTCGGGTGGGTGACCCCCCTGGGCCCTCTGCCCCTGACAGGCTTCTCGCATGGAGCCGCGGGCATCGCCTGGTTCCTGCTGGCGCTCGGCACCGAGACGGGCGACCCCCGCTTCCAGGAGGCGGCGCGGCGGGCCCTCGCGTACGAGCGCGCCGAGTTCTCCCCCGAGCGACGCAACTGGAGGGATCTCCGGGCCGTCGCCGCGGAGGGAGGCTTCATGACCACGCTCTGTCATGGAGCTCCAGGCATCGGGTTGGCGCGGCTGCTCTCGCTGCCCTACCTGGATACACCCGAGGTGCGCGAAGAGCTCCGGGTGGCGTTGGAGACCACGCGGGTCCAGGGCTTCGGCGGCAACCACTCGCTGTGCCATGGCGACCTCGGCAACCTGGAGGTGCTGACGCTCGCCGCGCGGACGTTGGCGGACTCCGAGCTGGAACGGGAGTGCGACCGGCTCGCCGGGGCCATCGTCGCCAGCTTCGACCGGGTGGGACTGCTCTGTGGCGTGCCCACGGGCGTGGAG